A part of Primulina eburnea isolate SZY01 chromosome 10, ASM2296580v1, whole genome shotgun sequence genomic DNA contains:
- the LOC140842910 gene encoding probable U3 small nucleolar RNA-associated protein 11, with the protein MSQANKYTNEELMLMKTLRYILQKLQTEKKKIERLNGMLHSLDNQSSSKHVYYADNREEAREVPKKVSEQGNPSAFKDLPNVILRKTYSSYRELEARKKRLKGLEKIYTDMSMQKELQGNHFNASLVQKRGKKRKLREDEMVSPTSRPVYKWRQERKR; encoded by the exons ATGAGCCAGGCCAATAAGTACACTAACGAAGAGCTGATGTTGATGAAGACCCTTAGATATATTTTGCAGAAGCTTCAAACTGAAAAAAAG AAAATTGAAAGACTTAATGGTATGCTGCATTCTCTTGACAATCAGTCATCATCCAAACATGTTTATTATGCCGACAACAG GGAGGAGGCAAGAGAAGTACCCAAAAAAGTTTCAGAACAAGGGAACCCGTCAGCTTTTAAAGACTTGCCTAATGTTATTTTGAG GAAGACATATTCTTCATATCGAGAGCTAGAGGCTAGAAAAAAACGGTTAAAAGGTCTAGAGAAAATATACACGGATATGTCTATGCAGAAAGAGTTACag GGTAATCATTTTAATGCATCATTGGTGCAGAAAAGGGGTAAGAAACGCAAACTGCGTGAAGATGAAATGGTTAGTCCCACTTCAAGACCCGTGTATAAATGGCGACAGGAAAGGAAACGTTGA